The genomic stretch TCGCCAAGTCCGCCGTCGTCGCCGCGAGTGTCGTGACGTCCATGAACGCGGCGACGCCGATCACGACCATGATCATCGCGATCACCCCGAACCCCAGCGCCAACTTCGCGCCGAGCGACATGCTCTTGAACACGCTACTCACCTTCCTTCTTCTCGTCGTCGCCGGTCTTCGACGAAGCGACGCGCTTGATCGCGGTCAGCTCGCTTGCGGACAGGACCTTGTCGATGTCGAGCACCATCACGACGCGGTCCCCGATCTTGCCGATTCCCAGCACGAAGTCGGTGTCGATGTCCGCACCGAACTCCGGGGTCTCCTCGATCGCGTCCTCGGCGATGTCGATGACTTCGGAGACTTCGTCGACCACCGTGCCCATCACCGTGCCGCCGTTCTTGCCGGCGACCTGGACGACGACGATGCACGTGCGGTCGGTGTCCTCCGCCGTCCCCATCCCGAACTTCAGTCTGAGGTCGACCACGGGTATGACCTTGCCGCGCAGGTTGATGACGCC from Actinomycetota bacterium encodes the following:
- a CDS encoding purine-binding chemotaxis protein CheW translates to MRVADKSATLAKTSKHLTFTLDGEEYGLDILKVQEIIGIMPITRVPRTPAFVRGVINLRGKVIPVVDLRLKFGMGTAEDTDRTCIVVVQVAGKNGGTVMGTVVDEVSEVIDIAEDAIEETPEFGADIDTDFVLGIGKIGDRVVMVLDIDKVLSASELTAIKRVASSKTGDDEKKEGE